In the genome of Macrobrachium nipponense isolate FS-2020 chromosome 34, ASM1510439v2, whole genome shotgun sequence, one region contains:
- the LOC135207882 gene encoding extracellular serine/threonine protein kinase four-jointed-like, producing the protein MVEGLVFRGRGENMKVQEVGSLSIVLPSPPIPPRASRLACITAAILAFLIGVAVGVTLPLVLSKSSLTTPLNFALPHQQLQTSSTSSSYTRRHENALDIQNKEDVVINSIDGDSWQKLRAPLHTWSPTVINGANDSLSQGMGDMPPEHDAPDVKEAPSLLVQGIYWGDVVESSLPKGFLDVEVDSWRKFTRRQAVVRLEEGCGRMQNRLITFENGTQSCCRYRQNYDQIQGEIFSFYLSRLLGLTNVPPSALGIIRAGNWQWSNVGNQLALAQWAEERPVVMTRYVNNLTSAFIPSSLRSSRRRLHPYQVEEIDPGDIRTLTELAQWSDLIIFDYLTGNLDRVVNNLYNMQWNPTMMEAPAHNLAHHKESGLLVFLDNESGLLHGYRLLDKYESFHASLLQALCVFRQPTADRVKQLVSSGDVGDRLRKMFRRNEPDLQDFLPAIPDKSIKILNERLRSVHKQITRCEEMYKNS; encoded by the coding sequence CCTCTCGTCTCGCCTGCATCACCGCCGCCATCCTCGCCTTCCTGATAGGCGTAGCCGTCGGGGTGACGTTGCCCCTGGTGCTATCCAAGTCCTCCTTGACAACGCCCCTCAATTTTGCCCTCCCTCACCAGCAGCTGCAAACTTCTTCAACGTCTTCGTCTTACACCAGAAGACACGAAAATGCCCTCGatatacaaaataaagaagaCGTCGTTATTAACAGCATCGACGGCGATTCCTGGCAAAAGTTGAGGGCACCTTTGCACACGTGGTCGCCCACAGTCATCAATGGTGCCAATGACAGCTTGTCTCAGGGGATGGGCGATATGCCCCCTGAGCACGATGCTCCTGACGTGAAAGAAGCTCCTTCGTTGCTAGTCCAAGGGATATACTGGGGAGACGTGGTCGAAAGTTCTCTCCCGAAGGGGTTTTTGGACGTCGAGGTTGACAGCTGGAGGAAATTCACTCGGCGTCAAGCAGTCGTTCGTCTGGAAGAAGGCTGCGGACGCATGCAAAACAGACTCATCACTTTCGAAAACGGGACCCAATCTTGCTGTCGATATCGCCAAAACTACGACCAGATTCAAGGTGAAATTTTCAGTTTCTACTTGAGTCGTCTTCTGGGGTTAACCAATGTACCCCCCTCAGCTCTGGGCATCATCAGGGCAGGGAACTGGCAGTGGTCGAATGTCGGGAATCAGCTGGCGTTGGCCCAGTGGGCCGAAGAGAGACCAGTCGTGATGACTCGATACGTGAATAATTTGACGTCAGCCTTCATCCCCTCGTCACTGAGATCGTCTCGACGGCGCCTTCACCCTTACCAGGTGGAGGAGATCGATCCAGGCGACATCCGAACCCTGACCGAGTTAGCCCAGTGGTCTGACCTCATCATCTTTGACTACCTGACGGGCAATCTGGACCGCGTGGTCAACAACCTTTACAACATGCAATGGAACCCCACTATGATGGAAGCCCCCGCACACAACCTCGCCCATCACAAGGAATCAGGTCTGCTGGTGTTTCTGGACAACGAATCCGGCCTCTTGCACGGCTATCGACTGCTCGACAAATACGAGAGCTTCCACGCGTCGCTCTTGCAAGCGCTGTGCGTGTTCCGGCAGCCGACGGCAGATCGGGTGAAGCAGCTGGTGTCGAGCGGCGATGTGGGCGATCGACTCCGTAAAATGTTCCGGCGTAACGAGCCAGATCTTCAAGATTTCTTGCCGGCGATACCTGACAAATCCATCAAGATCCTCAACGAGCGACTTCGAAGTGTACACAAGCAAATAACCAGATGTGAAGAGATGTACAAAAActcttaa